One stretch of Nocardioides perillae DNA includes these proteins:
- a CDS encoding M1 family aminopeptidase has protein sequence MGIRTRAPLLTALLGLLVALVPLLPGGAAAPAREPDLRPRPGAETAGDPLFPASGNGGYHVRHHDLRMRYHPATRRLVATATLRVRTTQPLSRLSLDLRGLQVTGVRVAGEPARWSRAGAKLRVVPPRPLAAGRTVDVRVSYRGRPGPVTAPDGSTEGWIPTDDGAVALNQPVGAPTWHPTNATPADESTYDVRVNVPRTLQAVSTGRLVSRRVAGGLATWHWRTSQPTPAALSMLAIGRFRRHDARVVLTSGTVPAWSFTDVTTGDAAAARGLLQPVLRWLEDLAGPYPFDAAGLVVDVHDAGYALETQTRPVFPGRADETTLVHELAHQWFGGSVTPRRWSDTWLSEGWATYAEWLWNERPGGDGPTAAARFRSAYTSRTALDRFWEVPPGALPSAEQLYHEAVYLRGAMTLHALRERVGEADFAAITRTWTTRHRHRGVTTATFERLAEEVSGEQLDTLFQDWLREPTRPAGY, from the coding sequence GTGGGCATCCGCACACGAGCCCCCCTCCTCACCGCCCTGCTCGGCCTGCTGGTGGCGCTCGTGCCGCTGCTCCCGGGCGGTGCCGCCGCGCCCGCCCGCGAGCCCGACCTGCGCCCGCGACCGGGCGCCGAGACCGCCGGCGACCCGCTCTTCCCGGCGTCGGGCAACGGCGGCTACCACGTGCGCCACCACGACCTGCGGATGCGCTACCACCCCGCCACGCGACGCCTGGTCGCGACCGCCACGCTGCGCGTCCGCACGACCCAGCCGCTCTCGCGGCTCTCGCTCGACCTGCGCGGGCTGCAGGTCACCGGCGTGCGGGTGGCCGGCGAGCCGGCCCGGTGGTCGCGCGCCGGCGCCAAGCTGCGGGTCGTGCCGCCCCGACCGCTGGCCGCGGGCCGCACGGTCGACGTACGGGTGTCCTACCGCGGTCGGCCCGGGCCGGTGACCGCCCCCGACGGCAGCACCGAGGGGTGGATCCCCACCGACGACGGCGCGGTGGCGCTGAACCAGCCGGTCGGCGCCCCCACGTGGCACCCGACCAACGCCACCCCGGCGGACGAGTCGACGTACGACGTGCGGGTCAACGTGCCGCGCACGCTGCAGGCGGTCTCGACCGGGCGCCTGGTCTCGCGGCGCGTCGCCGGTGGCCTCGCGACCTGGCACTGGCGCACCTCGCAGCCGACCCCGGCGGCGCTGTCGATGCTGGCGATCGGCCGCTTCCGCCGCCACGACGCACGGGTGGTGCTGACCTCCGGCACCGTCCCGGCGTGGTCGTTCACCGACGTGACCACCGGCGACGCCGCGGCCGCGCGCGGCCTGCTGCAGCCGGTGCTGCGCTGGCTCGAGGACCTGGCCGGCCCCTACCCCTTCGACGCCGCGGGGCTGGTGGTCGACGTGCACGACGCCGGCTACGCCCTCGAGACGCAGACCCGGCCGGTCTTCCCCGGCCGCGCCGACGAGACCACGCTGGTGCACGAGCTCGCCCACCAGTGGTTCGGCGGCTCGGTGACGCCGCGCCGCTGGTCCGACACCTGGCTCAGCGAGGGGTGGGCGACCTACGCTGAGTGGCTCTGGAACGAGCGACCCGGCGGCGACGGCCCGACGGCGGCGGCGCGGTTCCGCTCGGCCTACACCTCGAGGACGGCGCTGGACCGCTTCTGGGAGGTCCCGCCGGGCGCGCTGCCCTCGGCCGAGCAGCTCTACCACGAGGCGGTCTACCTGCGCGGGGCGATGACGCTGCACGCCCTGCGTGAGCGGGTGGGCGAGGCCGACTTCGCCGCGATCACCCGCACCTGGACCACGCGCCACCGCCACCGCGGGGTCACGACGGCGACCTTCGAGCGGCTCGCGGAGGAGGTGTCGGGCGAGCAGCTCGACACGCTCTTCCAGGACTGGCTGCGCGAGCCGACCCGCCCCGCGGGGTACTGA
- a CDS encoding MSMEG_6728 family protein: MQTFLPYPDFERSARALDAKRLGKQRVETIQVVRALTVPGYGWANHPAVLMWKGHEEALGRYGFVCCEVWTELGFGDTCAATIGADLARVGIEQVRTEAELAAAGALPSWLGDEALHLSHRSALVRKDPDHYRPLFPDAPDDLPYRWPVRSEAAVEAEARKAEAAVRRKQRALERRLEEAEKAHRKRSRAAKKAWRTRRENERRAAREGVSPR, translated from the coding sequence GTGCAGACCTTCCTGCCCTACCCCGACTTCGAGCGCTCGGCGCGCGCACTGGACGCCAAGCGCCTGGGCAAGCAGCGCGTGGAGACGATCCAGGTCGTGCGCGCGCTCACGGTGCCGGGCTACGGCTGGGCCAACCACCCGGCGGTGCTGATGTGGAAGGGCCACGAGGAGGCGCTCGGCCGCTACGGCTTCGTGTGCTGCGAGGTGTGGACCGAGCTCGGCTTCGGCGACACCTGCGCGGCCACGATCGGCGCGGACCTCGCCCGCGTCGGCATCGAGCAGGTGCGCACCGAGGCCGAGCTCGCGGCCGCCGGCGCGCTGCCCTCCTGGCTCGGCGACGAGGCCCTGCACCTGAGCCACCGCTCGGCCCTGGTGCGCAAGGACCCCGACCACTACCGCCCACTCTTCCCCGACGCCCCCGACGACCTGCCCTACCGGTGGCCGGTGCGCTCCGAGGCGGCCGTCGAGGCGGAGGCCCGCAAGGCCGAGGCGGCGGTGCGGCGCAAGCAGCGAGCCCTGGAGCGGCGCCTCGAGGAGGCCGAGAAGGCCCACCGCAAGCGCAGCCGCGCCGCCAAGAAGGCGTGGCGCACGCGGCGGGAGAACGAGCGGCGCGCGGCCCGCGAGGGCGTCAGCCCACGGTGA
- a CDS encoding DNA polymerase IV: MVDAAPGRGEWVLHVDLDQFVAAVEVLRRPELAGRPVVVGGRGDPTERGVVATASYEARAHGVGSGMPLRVAARKLRDVPDAVFLALDKPVHEAASAEVVAVLRGLRWGGVPVLVEVLGWDEAFLAAGPDHGALGEPEELAAEVQRRLLERTRLHCSVGIGDTKVRAKTATGFAKPRGVHRLTAATWREVMGPRPTVELWGVGRRTAARLADLGLHTVADLMDADRDVLAAELGPTTGPWQRLLAHGGDTGPVDPAPHVARGHGREETFQVDLETPEEVEAAVRRLTAQALDDVVAEGRPVVRVGLKVRYRPFETVTRSRSLPAPTTDPAAVLAAAVGLLERTDRSRAVRLLGVRLEMADPTPPAGLSESPVSR, from the coding sequence GTGGTCGACGCGGCGCCGGGGCGCGGAGAGTGGGTGCTCCACGTCGACCTCGACCAGTTCGTCGCCGCGGTGGAGGTCCTGCGTCGCCCCGAGCTGGCGGGCCGGCCCGTCGTCGTCGGCGGACGTGGCGACCCGACGGAGCGCGGGGTGGTGGCCACCGCCTCCTACGAGGCGCGGGCCCACGGGGTCGGGTCGGGCATGCCGCTGCGGGTGGCGGCGCGCAAGCTGCGCGACGTCCCCGACGCGGTCTTCCTCGCGCTGGACAAGCCGGTGCACGAGGCGGCCTCCGCCGAGGTCGTCGCGGTGCTGCGCGGCCTGCGCTGGGGCGGGGTGCCCGTGCTGGTCGAGGTGCTCGGCTGGGACGAGGCGTTCCTGGCGGCCGGCCCGGACCACGGAGCGCTCGGCGAGCCCGAGGAGCTCGCTGCCGAGGTGCAGCGCCGTCTGCTCGAGCGCACGCGTCTGCACTGCTCGGTGGGCATCGGCGACACCAAGGTGCGGGCGAAGACGGCGACGGGGTTCGCCAAGCCGCGCGGGGTGCACCGGCTGACCGCGGCCACCTGGCGCGAGGTGATGGGGCCGCGGCCGACCGTCGAGCTCTGGGGCGTGGGGCGCAGGACGGCGGCTCGGCTCGCCGACCTCGGCCTGCACACCGTCGCCGACCTGATGGACGCCGACCGCGACGTCCTGGCGGCCGAGCTCGGGCCGACCACCGGGCCGTGGCAGCGGCTGCTCGCCCACGGCGGCGACACCGGGCCGGTCGACCCCGCGCCGCACGTCGCCCGAGGCCACGGGCGCGAGGAGACCTTCCAGGTCGACCTCGAGACGCCGGAGGAGGTCGAGGCGGCCGTGCGACGGCTGACGGCGCAGGCCCTCGACGACGTGGTGGCGGAGGGCCGGCCGGTCGTGCGGGTCGGGCTCAAGGTGCGCTACCGCCCGTTCGAGACCGTCACCCGCTCGCGCTCGCTGCCGGCGCCCACGACCGACCCGGCCGCGGTGCTCGCGGCCGCCGTCGGGCTGCTGGAGCGCACCGACCGGTCGCGCGCCGTGCGCCTGCTCGGGGTGCGGCTCGAGATGGCGGACCCGACCCCGCCTGCCGGGCTGTCGGAGTCCCCGGTCAGCCGGTGA
- a CDS encoding glutamate--cysteine ligase, with translation MRIDFHGSPRPTLGVEWELALVDRTSRDLVNDAAAVVELARPRLPDPERLHEELLRNTVELVTGVCDTVGEAVADLRASALVVAAAADEVGVDLLGSGTHPFASWSTQQLTEGHRYAELINRTQWWGRQMLIWGVHVHVGLPERSRVMAVMSSLLTYYPHLLALSASSPLWAGLDTGYASTRALMFQQLPTAGLPFQFSRWEEFEAFVGDQVTTGVVDEINEIRWDVRPAPHLGTLENRVCDGVSTLPELGALVALVHCLVVDLDERLAAGEELPTMPPWHVQENKWRAARYGLDAIVILDDRCRERLVTDDLHDLLERLAPVAARLGCSDELRSVADVVSSGASYQRQRAVAEESGGDLVAVVDAVVRELRESLAGGV, from the coding sequence GTGCGCATCGACTTCCACGGCTCCCCCCGCCCGACGCTCGGCGTCGAGTGGGAGCTGGCGCTCGTCGACCGCACCAGCCGCGACCTGGTCAACGATGCGGCGGCCGTGGTCGAGCTGGCCCGGCCGCGCCTGCCCGACCCCGAGCGGCTGCACGAGGAGCTGCTGCGCAACACCGTCGAGCTCGTGACCGGCGTGTGCGACACCGTCGGCGAGGCCGTCGCCGACCTGCGCGCGTCGGCCCTCGTCGTCGCGGCCGCCGCCGACGAGGTGGGCGTCGACCTGCTCGGGTCGGGCACCCACCCCTTCGCGTCGTGGTCGACCCAGCAGCTCACCGAGGGCCACCGCTACGCCGAGCTGATCAACCGCACGCAGTGGTGGGGCCGGCAGATGCTGATCTGGGGCGTGCACGTGCACGTCGGGCTGCCCGAGCGCAGCCGGGTCATGGCCGTCATGTCCTCGCTGCTCACCTACTACCCCCACCTGCTGGCCCTGTCGGCGTCGTCACCGCTGTGGGCCGGGCTCGACACCGGCTACGCCTCGACCCGGGCGCTGATGTTCCAGCAGCTGCCGACCGCGGGGCTGCCCTTCCAGTTCTCCCGGTGGGAGGAGTTCGAGGCCTTCGTCGGCGACCAGGTGACGACCGGCGTCGTCGACGAGATCAACGAGATCCGCTGGGACGTGCGGCCCGCACCGCACCTCGGCACGCTCGAGAACAGGGTCTGCGACGGCGTCTCGACGCTGCCCGAGCTCGGGGCCCTCGTCGCGCTCGTGCACTGCCTGGTGGTCGACCTCGACGAGCGGCTGGCCGCCGGCGAGGAGCTGCCGACCATGCCGCCGTGGCACGTGCAGGAGAACAAGTGGCGCGCCGCGCGCTACGGCCTCGACGCCATCGTCATCCTCGACGACCGCTGCCGCGAGCGGCTCGTCACCGACGACCTCCACGACCTGCTGGAGCGACTCGCACCGGTGGCGGCGAGGCTCGGCTGCAGCGACGAGCTGCGCTCCGTCGCCGACGTGGTCTCCTCGGGCGCGTCCTACCAGCGCCAGCGGGCAGTGGCCGAGGAGTCCGGCGGCGACCTGGTCGCGGTCGTCGACGCGGTGGTGCGCGAGCTGCGCGAGTCGCTCGCCGGCGGGGTCTGA
- a CDS encoding DNA-formamidopyrimidine glycosylase family protein, with translation MPEGHTVHRLARDLAELVGPPLAVSSPQGRFTEAAAGLDGATLAAPDAWGKHLFLPTTTGDAVHVHLGMRGLWLRHPDPATPPRPQVRLRLAAPTVAWDLIAPTVCELLDDDGVRRVQARLGPDPLRPDADVGAAVAAIAADRRAVGAVLLDQGVLAGVGNVFRAEALHAVGVDPGRPARSLDPDLVAALWRVLQRMMARAVDDGRIVTVDVDDREARLALPEEEARVVYKQAQCRSCGAPVTVRAVGGRTAYSCPVEQPA, from the coding sequence GTGCCCGAGGGCCACACCGTCCACCGGCTCGCGCGCGACCTCGCCGAGCTGGTCGGTCCGCCGCTGGCGGTGAGCTCGCCCCAGGGGCGCTTCACCGAGGCCGCGGCCGGGCTCGACGGCGCCACCCTCGCCGCCCCCGACGCGTGGGGCAAGCACCTCTTCCTCCCCACCACCACCGGCGACGCCGTGCACGTGCACCTCGGCATGCGCGGGCTGTGGCTGCGCCACCCCGACCCCGCCACGCCACCCCGCCCGCAGGTGCGGCTGCGGCTCGCGGCGCCCACCGTCGCCTGGGACCTGATCGCCCCGACGGTCTGCGAGCTGCTGGACGACGACGGGGTCCGCCGGGTGCAGGCCCGCCTCGGGCCCGACCCGCTGCGCCCCGACGCCGACGTCGGCGCCGCGGTGGCCGCGATCGCCGCCGACCGCCGCGCCGTCGGCGCGGTCCTGCTCGACCAGGGGGTGCTGGCCGGCGTCGGCAACGTCTTCCGCGCCGAGGCGCTGCACGCGGTCGGCGTCGACCCCGGCCGACCGGCGCGCTCGCTGGACCCGGACCTGGTCGCCGCCCTGTGGCGGGTGCTGCAGCGGATGATGGCGCGCGCCGTCGACGACGGGCGCATCGTGACCGTCGACGTCGACGACCGCGAGGCGCGCCTCGCGCTGCCGGAGGAGGAGGCGCGGGTGGTGTACAAGCAGGCGCAGTGCCGCAGCTGCGGCGCACCGGTGACGGTCCGCGCGGTGGGTGGGCGCACCGCGTACTCCTGCCCGGTGGAGCAGCCGGCCTGA